The Canis aureus isolate CA01 chromosome 11, VMU_Caureus_v.1.0, whole genome shotgun sequence genome has a segment encoding these proteins:
- the LOC144324415 gene encoding uncharacterized protein LOC144324415, producing the protein MTRITTIKRMTNLEVCVICAPASPARRAGPVTIPPARPRAAAAATLTGRSLAAASPARPRGPERGGRACVRERREQTARRSAAASLASRPSPAREVGRGAERRGAARSGTGRGAGPALWCAPGGLRQPERAVRRRRRRRRRRRLRLLVEAAAAAAPPDGPSASHRLWVTDTHSEGGEGTSRKAGQEGRDGGRATAGGGDAAPSGLLGVVVLQRKEPRAPSWRWRLPGCLCTAHAQGERVGPHCCYGHRHSEGETAFLAAAG; encoded by the exons ATGACAAGAAtcacaacaataaaaagaatgactAACTTGGAAGTCTGCGTTAt TTGCGCGCCCGCCTCGCCCGCGCGCCGGGCCGGCCCCGTCACCatccctcccgcccgcccgcgcgccgccgccgccgccacacTCACCGGACGATCGCTGGCGGCCGCGAGCCCAGCACGGCCCCGAGGGCCGGAGCGAGGGGGCCGAGCGTGCGTACGCGAGCGGCGCGAGCAGACAGCCCGGCGTTCGGCCGCCGCCTCCCTCGCCAGCCGGCCGAGCCCCGCGAGGGAAGTTGGCCGCGGAGCCGAGCGCCGAGGAGCCGCGCGctcaggcacaggcagaggcgcGGGGCCCGCTTTGTGGTGCGCTCCCGGAGGGCTGAGGCAACCCGAACGCGcggtgcggcggcggcggcggcggcggcggcggcggaggctgCGGCTGCTGGtggaggcggcggccgcggcggcgccCCCCGACGGTCCCTCCGCCTCACACCGCCTCTGGGTCACTGACACACACtcggagggaggggaggggactaGCCGGAAGGCGGGGCAGGAGGGACGGGACGGGGGCAGGGCCACAGCGGGAGGCGGTGACGCGGCGCCGAGTGGTCTCTTGGGAGTTGTAGTCCTCCAACGCAAGGAACCGAGGGCTCCATCGTGGCGGTGGAGGCTTCCCGGCTGTCTCTGCACTGCGCATGCTCAGGGCGAGAGGGTCGGCCCCCACTGTTGCTATGGTCACCGACACTCGGAGGGAGAGACCGCGTTCCTCGCTGCTGCTGGCTGA